TCTACAATCGACAACAGAAAGAACTCCTGCAAGAGCCAATTGTAAACCTCAATCAACGCGATTCACTACATAGTCCATTTGAACatgttgaaattttaagGGACCCACaatgttttttttaaaaagaaGACTTGTTTTAAAGAGACAAGCGTCAATAAACTTGCtctttcaatgaaaataattcttttataaaaaaaatattcatatcAGGGTAACGATTTTCCAAAGTCATTGAAACTTTAATGTAGGGTTGTATTACTACAAATATAATAGTTCTTTAGATACAAAATTAAAATGGCAGGCTATTAATGACAATTAAATATGACGAAAATCAGAATATGCTAAACTAAATAGAAGTATGTTACAGATGATAAAGTTTTTTAGATGATTCTCCTACTCGCTCATCATGGCAGCCTTTTTCTTACCcttcttattcttcttattaTGTTTCTTCGAACcgttttgattttgttgcTTGTGAAAAGGAGTGGTTAACTTCCCTTCAACATTGTTCATCTTGAAGAACTCATTATCTAGATCTTCAGCGGCATTGTATAGCGCAGCCTGTTTACCACCGTGTGTCACACCTTTAGCTTCCTTTGATTCATCACCACCAGTATGTTGAGAGAATGTCAATTTATTTAGGTCACGGGCTAAATCAAGTGTATCAATACCCTTAGATTTGGCAGCTTCACGCAATTGTTCTTGTCTATTCTCAGGTAAGTGGTCAAATGTgtataattctttattaaattcttgCGATTCTTCTCTGGTGTAAGGAGTGTCATCGGTTAAATGTGGTGGTGGATTGATATAAAGCAATTTACCATTAACATAATCCTTCAAAATATAACGACTTGCACGAGATTCATCAGCAGAACCAAACCCTTGAGTCATATAACCACGAGCTCTAGCATATGCAACCAACAATTCTTGTGCCGTTGGAACTTCCCCATTAccaccttcttctttagcTTTAGTCTGAATATGAATACCGTATACTGCttcaatataatattttggaattctCTCTGCCACTAAAGTACATGGTCCGATGTAATCACGCAATTGATCAATTGGCAAGACACCATTACATACCAATTCACCTTTATTATATgcaaaatttggaaatacTAAACCAGGACAATCACATAACATAACAGAATCTGATAACCTTATGGTTTGGAAATGTTTTGTCTTACCTGGAGTAGAAGAAACAGACACTTTCTTTGCACCCACTAAAGAATTAATTGTAGATGATTTACCGACATTTGGGTAACCAACCAAaccaatttgaagaagaggtTGTTGACCTGGTAATGGTTCAGTAAGTGGTTCCTTTGGTGCCttagataaaaataattcttccaattggTCTATAGTCAAgatttcaatcttttctaatatatttttatctaTGGTACTCTCATCAATAGATTCATCCTCAACGGGTTTCTCGATGTGTTCTTCCTTATAATCGTCACCCAATTCATTTTGTAACTCTAAAATTTGATTCGCCCTCAAAGCAGAATAAAATGTGAAAGAGATCCCCTTGGATACGAAATATTTCGCCCATTCAATACGTTGCTTCTTACTTAGCAGATCAGCTTTGTTAACcaacaataaattttgttttctttcatCTAACTCTTTAACGTACCTTTCTAAATCAACAGATCTAAACAACAATGGATCTCTGGCATCAACAATTTGGACTACCAAATCTGATCTTTCCACAACTCTCCAAAGTTGCTTCCAAACTTCAATGTTTCTTTCGAAGGGAGTCAACAATAAATCCTCATTAGATTCTTGCAAGACAGctaattttcttctccatTCCAAAAATGCCTCCTTTTCTTGTCTTTCTAATTGATATTTTGTCATCTCCTCGTCCCAGTTCGGTCTTCTTGGAACAATTAAATCTTTAGCTAAAGCTCTTTGCTTAGCATTAATGGTCCCACGTTGTTCGTTGGTCATTGAGAACCCCTGAGAAATACCATCTACACCACTATCcattctaataattttcaCGTTAGAGTGTCTATCAGCTTTGAAATCCTTGTCTGCCAATTCGGCAGTGCTTAAAAATTCATCCAAGGCGGATTCCTGTGTCACTGATCTTAACTTCACCCAGTTAGCCTCATGTTTCTCAGTGGTAAATCTCATTTCACCATCTGGTAGATATTCGATGGCATTTTCCTTGGAACGTGCGTTCTGAATGGATCTACCAAGCCCAATGGTGTTCTTATTCTTACGTTGAACGGGTTTAGGACCCTTTGGAGCCTTCCATTTTCTAGTGGCTTCTTTTGGTGGCATTGCAAATTTGTATTATACGCGTATCCAGTCTATAACAAAGATCTATCCTATTTATCAATACATGTCTATATAGTGGTGTATTATCCTAATgctaaaatatttcaatcttGGTCATCGCAAAATTTTCCAGGATCGTGCGATGCGATGCCGGCACAATTAACATACATTGGAATGCTCAGGGACACCACATTTGGACAGATTTATCGTAAAACGAGCATGTTACAATGAACTTGTTGCCCCAATCACCCCCATAGCACATTGATTCGTGTCCCTTCTTCAAGTAATTGGTCACTTGAAAGTAGTCTTCTGTCCCCGTGGCCTCCTCATCTAGCGACACAATTTTGGCTCCATCATACATACAGCAGACTAGTAATTTATCTTCTGAATGAGGACATTCGCTGAATCTCCAGACACCACCACCTAGATTTCGGCTACTTGTTTGTGCTGCCGGTATATTATCTGCAGGATATATTGCGTCGCCTAGCATTCTTAGATCAAGTGACCTTATGTTGTCATCGTACGAACCCGTAATTATCGATGTCGGTTTGTGGGGTCTAAAAGTAGGAGTTGCACATTTAATGCCTACTACACCAGCCTCATGTATCCGATTGTTGGTCCATATAGCATCATGAGAACGTAGATCATGAGCCATGATGGTTGCATCGTCTCCCCCTGTGAATATCACATCTTGAAATGGTGCTAATTGGCCAAATTCCGCTGTCCAACATTCTAGCCCATGTTGGCGTGAGAATATCTCGGGATACGTTTCGATAACCCTCTCTGGCTTCTCCTGtacttcaatttctttcaCTGAAACTTTAGAATAAGCATCTTTAACCGCCTGGGTAGTAAAAATGGACTCACCGCACTCAATGTCTATTGTGGCTACCTCCCCCGCTGTATTGGTAACTATCAGTAACTTTGGATCCAGGGGAGAAAAATGTAAGGAAGTGCATAGCGTATCGCTCTCAAATATTTGCAAATTGGTAACCAACTCCAAATGATCATTACAGAACCTCCAAAGCATAACATTTCCCGTGGAATGACCAGAGCATAACAATGTTTCATCAAAGGGGCTCACCTTTAAATCCAAAATGGCTCCGTAGGTTGGATGAGAACGGATAACCTGTAAGTTATCATCCAGAATATCCAATGAGCCAACACGAAACCctgttttcttttccaattcgTAAGTACCTAGGATAATAAACTTATCATGGAGAATCCGAAGACAACATGGAGGGTAGATGGTCGTAGTTTGCTTATCTACTAATGATTCCTCCATGGGTTATTATCTTTGTTTTTTGACTTTGTTGCTCATTTGCTAactgaatattttttcagatttttttcttgtatttaattaaataataaacatGATACACGTAAACGTACGAGTAATACACgaacaaatatttggaaacgaaagaaaattatAGGACAGCGATGGATCAATCGTATCAAGAACAATTGGAAGCCTATAAGGAGGATGGAGACGTTCCTGTCCTTGGGAAAGAGCAATACTTATTACCTGGAGGAGGGAAGACGAAGAGGTTTGATCTGGAGGCTACGACGAAAAGATTTGAACATCTGCTGTCGTTAAGTGGACTATTCAGACATTTCATTGAAGGGAAAGCTAAGAAGGAtgataaattcaagaaagttCTTGAAATCTTAGATGAAGATGCCAAAAAACGCCAAGATgggaagagaagaaagacTGAAAGGGAAGAAGATgctgaattattgaaaggagaagaagaggaagaagaaggtgaagatgaggaagaaggTATAGACTTCCAATTTAGGGAATCTCCAGGGTTCATCAATGGTACTTTAAGAAACTATCAGATCCAAGGTCTTAATTGGTTAGTCTCTTTGCACAAAAGTAAACTGGCTGGGATCTTAGCAGATGAAATGGGTCTTGGTAAGACTTTACAAACAATCTCATTTTTGGGGTATCTCAGATATGTGGAAAAAATACCTGGTCCATTCCTTGTCATTGCTCCCAAATCGACTTTGAATAATTGGCTGAgggaaataaataaatggaCACCCGAGGTAAATGCGTTCATCTTACAAGGtgacaaagaagaaagagcTCAATTGGTTAAGGACAAGTTGTTGGCCTGCGACTTTGATATTGTTGTAGCATCATATGAAATTATCATCAGAGAGAAATCTGCATTCAGGAAAATTGACTGGCaatacattattattgatgaagcCCATAGAATTAAAAACGAGGAATCCTTGTTATCACAGGTCCTAAGAGAATTTACCTCCAGTAACAGACTGCTGATCACTGGTACCCcacttcaaaataatttacACGAACTATGGGCTTTACTAAATTTTTTACTTCCTGATATCTTCTCCGATTCAcaagattttgatgattGGTTCTCTTCAGAAAcaactgaagaagatcaagaaaaaGTGGTTAAGCAATTGCACACAGTTTTGCAACCATTTTTACTACGTCGTCTAAAGAATGATGTGGAAACTTCATTACTTCCTAAGCAAGAATTGAATCTGTATGTTGGTATGTCCAATATGCAAAAGAAATGGTATAAGCAAATTTTGGAGAAGGATATTGATGCCGTTAACGGTAGTAATGTCAATAAAGAATCCAAGACAAGATTATTAAACATTGTGATGCAATTGAGAAAATGTTGTAATCATCCATACCTATTTGATGGTGCTGAACCAGGGCCACCATACACCACTGATGAACATTTGGTTTATAATTCtgcaaaattgaaagtgcTTGAtaaacttttgaaaaagatgaagGAGGAAGGCTCTCGTGTTCTAATTTTCAGTCAAATGTCAAGAGTATTAGACATCTTAGAAGattattgtttctttaGAGGCTATGAATATTGTAGGATTGATGGTTCCACTGATCATGAAGATAGAATTAGAGCTATCGATGAATATAATGAGCCTGGCTctaaaaaatttattttcctgCTAACTACTCGTGCTGGTGGGTTAGGTATCAATTTAACTTCTGCTAATATTGTTGTGCTGTTTGATTCTGATTGGAACCCTCAAGCTGATTTACAGGCCATGGATAGAGCTCATCGTATTGGTCAAAAGAGGCAAGTGAAGGTATTTAGATTAGTTACAGATAATTCTGTTGAGGAAAAGATATTGGAAAGAGCAACGCAAAAATTAAGGCTTGATCAGTTAGTTATTCAACAAAACAGGTCCactttaaagaagaagaaagaaaacaagAAGGACAATAAGGAAGCTTTACTGTCTATGATTCAACATGGTGCAGCTGATGTTTTCCAAAGTATAGATTCTTCAGCTGAAAACAGCAATAGGAACACTCCTCAGCCCGGGGATGCAACTGACGATATTGATTTAGATTCCATTTTGGCACTTTCTGAGGATAAAACTAAATCTTTGAATGCAAAATACGAGTCCTTAGGTCTAGACGATCTACAAAGATTCAACCAGGACTCTGCGTACGAATGGAATGGACAAGAttttaagaagaaagtaCAAAAGGATATAATCAGTCCCATCTGGATCAATCAACCAACTAAAAGAGAACGGAAAGAAAATTACTCTGTTGACGGGTATTATAAAGACGTTCTTCAAACAGGTGGCAGATCTTCAACACCAGCTCATGGCAGAATGCCCAAGTTACATTATTTCAGTTCTCATCAATTGCAGCCAATTCAACTGAAGGTCCTATATGAAAAGGAACGAATGTGGAATGCTAAGAAAGCTGGGTATGAACCTACAATGGATGATACTAGAACGGTTTATGGGAGTATTGATAACGAtactgatgaagaaaaggagCAGAAATTAACTTTGCTTAAGCTTTCTGTTCAAAATGCGCAACCATTAACTGAGGATGAAGAGAATTTGAAGTCTCAATGGGAGAAAGAAGGTTTCACTAATTGGAATAAGATAGAATTCAGAAAATTCATCAACGCGTGCGGGAAATATGGTAGAAATTCCATTCAGGCAATTGCACTTGATTTGGCTCCCAAGACTGTGGAAGAAGTTCGTGAATATGCAAAGGCATTCTGGGCTAATATTGAGAAAATTGAGGACTATGAAAAGTATTtaaagattattgaaacggaagaagaaaaaatcagGAAAATCAAACTTCAACAAGAAGCATTACGCCGTAAATTATCTCAATACACAAATCCACTTTTCgaattagaattaaaaCATCCACCTGCCGGTAGTAACAAGAGGACCTTCTCACAAGAAGAGGATGTCTTTATATTATTGATGTTATTTAAATACGGCCTTGATAGAGATGATGTTTACGATCTAATTCGTGAGGAAATAAGGGAATCACCACTATTCGAGATTGATTTCTATTTCAAGAGTAGAACTAGTACGGAACTTGCGAGAAGAGGAACCACCCTTTTACAATGTCTAGAGAAGGAATTCAATGATGGACCTGTTGTTGATGACAAACTGAAAGAGAGATTAGAAAAAGAGGATGAAACAGGGAAACGAATCAGAGAGGATTTTGAGAAGGAACAGCAACAAGCTGAGGAAGAATCTCAACAGGACGAGAAAGAGAATATAGAACCAGTCGAGAAGCAGGAAGAACTTGATGAAAATCCAAACAAAAAGGCTAAGATAGAGTAGGTCAGCCGttaacatatatatatatatattataatcaAACTTCACGTGTATTTATTTGTTCCATCATACTCTTAGTTGTTTTGTGCGGTGTTCACGtcaaatttcttgttttttcGTGTCGCCAAGTTAAGGACGTCTTCCATTGTAACattatgaaatttcagtAAAAAACATCTGAGCCTTATAGATGTTTCTTgtcattcaattgaagagaaCGGCGAGGTGTCGAAGAGGAAACAATGTTTCAGAAATTGCTGTTACTGTTAGCGTTGGTGCTCATTTATTGTTCTAATAAGAACTCGGCCATAATTACCGCCATTGGGTTTTCCATTCTGGGATATTTCGTTACCAATTTCTTAATCCCTAAAGTAGGTCcatctttcattaaaatcGGGCTTTTTGGTAAAGATTTAAGCAAACCAGGGAAGCCAGTTCTCCCAGAGACTATCGGTGCCGTTTCCGCcattgtttatttatttgttgtaCTTTCGTACATCCCCTTTATCTTTTACAAATACATGGTTGTCACAACGTCAGGTGGAGGAGAAAGAGGAAACGTCATACCAAGTCATGAGGAATCGCTTAATTCCACCATCTTTCCTCATGATAGATTGTGTGAATATTTAAGTAGTATCCTTTGTTTACAATCTACCATTTTATTGGGTATTGCCGACGATCTTTTCGATTTACGCTGGAGACACAAGTTTTTTCTACCAATTACTGGCTCAATCCCATTATTAGTCATTTATTATGTTGATTTTGGTGTCACATATGTGTTGATTCCTGGGTTCATTCAAAGGTGGATGCAATTAACGGCGTCTACGATAGATTTGGGTGGGTTATATTACGTGTACATGGCAGCCATGGGTATATTTTGCCCAAATTCAATTAACATACTTGCAGGTGTTAATGGTTTAGAAGTTGGACAAAGTATTGTCTTAGGGATCttggaattattgaatgataCCTTATATCTGACACTTGGTTCCAAACAAGCAAGAGCAGCCCATAGATTTTCTGCTGTATTAATTATTCCATTCTTGGGTGTGTCACTGGCCTTATGGAAATGGAATCGTTGGCCTGCTAAAGTATTTGTAGGTGATACTTATTGTTACTTTGCCGGGATGGTGTTTGCTGTCGTTGGTATATTGGGACATTTCTCTAAGAcgatattattattattcattccTCAAATTTTGAACTTTCTTTATTCCTGTCCtcaattattcaagatAGTCCCATGTCCAAGACACAGATTGCCTcattttaatgaagaagatggttTAATGTATCCATCTGTGGCCAATTTGAAGGATGAGCCTCCTAAGAGTTGGTTTATACCCATTCTAAGACTattaaattgtttcaaattaatCCAACtagaatttgatgataaagataaaaGTAAGATTATTAGTTGTAGTAACATGACACTTATTAATTTGACGTTGGTATGGTTTGGCCCCATGAGAGAAGATCGTTTATGTAATAGAATCTtacaaattcaatttttaattGGATTATTAGCCTTGTTTGCAAGACATGCAGGTGGTGCCATGTTATTTGGACATGACAATCTATGGActtgaaataataaatgtAGATAAATAGATAGATATAATACAATTTGGGGATTCAAATGCATATTTGATTCACgttttcaaagaaatgatCTCTTTGACAAACCACTTCATTGATCCAACTCTTCACTTCGTCAGTCTTAATTAATTCAACAgcagtgaaaaattcctGAAGATTTTTCTCACCTTTATACAATCGTTCGTATTCAAAGCATTGTAAAAGAACTTCGtatttatcaatatccTTCACATAACGAGCCTCCATGGACCTACATTCTTCGTAATCCCACCAGTCATTCAATAACTGTTCAGCAGCTATTTCATTATAAGGcttgataaatttttcacaaAGGTATTCCACAGTGGCCAATTCTCTCCTATGCTTCTCCTCCTTGTTGACAAATGGGTCACAGGGCGTGATATCACCAACGAGAGCTTCAGCGATATCATGTACTAGTGCGATTCTGGTAcatttatctttattaacATTTGGGTCACGAATAAGCATAGTCATGACTCCCATTCTATACATGTGATCAGCTATGCTTTCACAGGGccatatttggaaatctAACCAACCGGTCCTCTTTttgattttcaattcttgtATGATATGGAAGAATGGCAGTGGATGAGGAAGTAGAGAATGACCCATGTTCGAGAGTTGAGATTTCACACATTCTGGGATGTTGTCCTCAGGACGCCATTCCATGGTAGGCATAGCGTAGGTCTTGGCATCAGGTGTTGGGGGTGGTGTTGTATGTGTCATTTAACTTAtgagaataataatggagaAGTGGCTATTAATTGAAGAGCGAGGTTTTGATGATTGAGCATTCAGTGTGCAATGGTCTTGCCCTACGATGTAGTGTCTAAGGTGCTGATGAAAGGGGGGTACCAGTGGTTATTGCGATCCTTCTTGTTTTTATAtgtcaatttcaaatgacagtgaaaaatttattgttgTCGTTTTTCCCAGAAGGGCAATGGCATCAACAATGGGGCAATTGCCGCCCATCGCAGAAAAcagtatatatatactcAAGTACTTGGGAACTCATTTTGGGTATGCTGTTGTGGCTCCATGCCAGTAAATTGAGTCTCGATACGTCCAAATAATGGTATTACTTACTTCTATCCACGTTACGTAATCATGAGGATCCTAAGAAAAGAATAGGC
The sequence above is a segment of the Naumovozyma castellii chromosome 8, complete genome genome. Coding sequences within it:
- the LSG1 gene encoding ribosome biogenesis GTPase LSG1 (ancestral locus Anc_6.163), which codes for MPPKEATRKWKAPKGPKPVQRKNKNTIGLGRSIQNARSKENAIEYLPDGEMRFTTEKHEANWVKLRSVTQESALDEFLSTAELADKDFKADRHSNVKIIRMDSGVDGISQGFSMTNEQRGTINAKQRALAKDLIVPRRPNWDEEMTKYQLERQEKEAFLEWRRKLAVLQESNEDLLLTPFERNIEVWKQLWRVVERSDLVVQIVDARDPLLFRSVDLERYVKELDERKQNLLLVNKADLLSKKQRIEWAKYFVSKGISFTFYSALRANQILELQNELGDDYKEEHIEKPVEDESIDESTIDKNILEKIEILTIDQLEELFLSKAPKEPLTEPLPGQQPLLQIGLVGYPNVGKSSTINSLVGAKKVSVSSTPGKTKHFQTIRLSDSVMLCDCPGLVFPNFAYNKGELVCNGVLPIDQLRDYIGPCTLVAERIPKYYIEAVYGIHIQTKAKEEGGNGEVPTAQELLVAYARARGYMTQGFGSADESRASRYILKDYVNGKLLYINPPPHLTDDTPYTREESQEFNKELYTFDHLPENRQEQLREAAKSKGIDTLDLARDLNKLTFSQHTGGDESKEAKGVTHGGKQAALYNAAEDLDNEFFKMNNVEGKLTTPFHKQQNQNGSKKHNKKNKKGKKKAAMMSE
- the RRT2 gene encoding diphthamide synthase (ancestral locus Anc_6.162) encodes the protein MEESLVDKQTTTIYPPCCLRILHDKFIILGTYELEKKTGFRVGSLDILDDNLQVIRSHPTYGAILDLKVSPFDETLLCSGHSTGNVMLWRFCNDHLELVTNLQIFESDTLCTSLHFSPLDPKLLIVTNTAGEVATIDIECGESIFTTQAVKDAYSKVSVKEIEVQEKPERVIETYPEIFSRQHGLECWTAEFGQLAPFQDVIFTGGDDATIMAHDLRSHDAIWTNNRIHEAGVVGIKCATPTFRPHKPTSIITGSYDDNIRSLDLRMLGDAIYPADNIPAAQTSSRNLGGGVWRFSECPHSEDKLLVCCMYDGAKIVSLDEEATGTEDYFQVTNYLKKGHESMCYGGDWGNKFIVTCSFYDKSVQMWCP
- the ISW1 gene encoding chromatin-remodeling ATPase ISW1 (ancestral locus Anc_6.161), which translates into the protein MDQSYQEQLEAYKEDGDVPVLGKEQYLLPGGGKTKRFDLEATTKRFEHLLSLSGLFRHFIEGKAKKDDKFKKVLEILDEDAKKRQDGKRRKTEREEDAELLKGEEEEEEGEDEEEGIDFQFRESPGFINGTLRNYQIQGLNWLVSLHKSKLAGILADEMGLGKTLQTISFLGYLRYVEKIPGPFLVIAPKSTLNNWLREINKWTPEVNAFILQGDKEERAQLVKDKLLACDFDIVVASYEIIIREKSAFRKIDWQYIIIDEAHRIKNEESLLSQVLREFTSSNRLLITGTPLQNNLHELWALLNFLLPDIFSDSQDFDDWFSSETTEEDQEKVVKQLHTVLQPFLLRRLKNDVETSLLPKQELNLYVGMSNMQKKWYKQILEKDIDAVNGSNVNKESKTRLLNIVMQLRKCCNHPYLFDGAEPGPPYTTDEHLVYNSAKLKVLDKLLKKMKEEGSRVLIFSQMSRVLDILEDYCFFRGYEYCRIDGSTDHEDRIRAIDEYNEPGSKKFIFLLTTRAGGLGINLTSANIVVLFDSDWNPQADLQAMDRAHRIGQKRQVKVFRLVTDNSVEEKILERATQKLRLDQLVIQQNRSTLKKKKENKKDNKEALLSMIQHGAADVFQSIDSSAENSNRNTPQPGDATDDIDLDSILALSEDKTKSLNAKYESLGLDDLQRFNQDSAYEWNGQDFKKKVQKDIISPIWINQPTKRERKENYSVDGYYKDVLQTGGRSSTPAHGRMPKLHYFSSHQLQPIQLKVLYEKERMWNAKKAGYEPTMDDTRTVYGSIDNDTDEEKEQKLTLLKLSVQNAQPLTEDEENLKSQWEKEGFTNWNKIEFRKFINACGKYGRNSIQAIALDLAPKTVEEVREYAKAFWANIEKIEDYEKYLKIIETEEEKIRKIKLQQEALRRKLSQYTNPLFELELKHPPAGSNKRTFSQEEDVFILLMLFKYGLDRDDVYDLIREEIRESPLFEIDFYFKSRTSTELARRGTTLLQCLEKEFNDGPVVDDKLKERLEKEDETGKRIREDFEKEQQQAEEESQQDEKENIEPVEKQEELDENPNKKAKIE
- the ALG7 gene encoding UDP-N-acetylglucosamine--dolichyl-phosphate N-acetylglucosaminephosphotransferase (ancestral locus Anc_6.158), encoding MFQKLLLLLALVLIYCSNKNSAIITAIGFSILGYFVTNFLIPKVGPSFIKIGLFGKDLSKPGKPVLPETIGAVSAIVYLFVVLSYIPFIFYKYMVVTTSGGGERGNVIPSHEESLNSTIFPHDRLCEYLSSILCLQSTILLGIADDLFDLRWRHKFFLPITGSIPLLVIYYVDFGVTYVLIPGFIQRWMQLTASTIDLGGLYYVYMAAMGIFCPNSINILAGVNGLEVGQSIVLGILELLNDTLYLTLGSKQARAAHRFSAVLIIPFLGVSLALWKWNRWPAKVFVGDTYCYFAGMVFAVVGILGHFSKTILLLFIPQILNFLYSCPQLFKIVPCPRHRLPHFNEEDGLMYPSVANLKDEPPKSWFIPILRLLNCFKLIQLEFDDKDKSKIISCSNMTLINLTLVWFGPMREDRLCNRILQIQFLIGLLALFARHAGGAMLFGHDNLWT
- the NCAS0H01220 gene encoding 5'-deoxynucleotidase (ancestral locus Anc_6.157) — protein: MTHTTPPPTPDAKTYAMPTMEWRPEDNIPECVKSQLSNMGHSLLPHPLPFFHIIQELKIKKRTGWLDFQIWPCESIADHMYRMGVMTMLIRDPNVNKDKCTRIALVHDIAEALVGDITPCDPFVNKEEKHRRELATVEYLCEKFIKPYNEIAAEQLLNDWWDYEECRSMEARYVKDIDKYEVLLQCFEYERLYKGEKNLQEFFTAVELIKTDEVKSWINEVVCQRDHFFENVNQICI